Genomic segment of Salvia splendens isolate huo1 chromosome 12, SspV2, whole genome shotgun sequence:
taccattttttgattttttttaaaaaaaattaatctcaaaatcatctataaatacacgcattcatcatccatttgggcgaaattcggccacgagtagtgggttttttttaattttatgaatttaattatgtaatttttaagactttaattatgaaatttttaatttttaggattttaattatgtaaattttttaattttttattaattagtaatagtattttggatatttttaatgcattttaatattgtgaaaatgtttttatttaaattgaataatagaatggtgagacccttgagcatatccttgcggaagagtacggatgtgggtgttgtgctcttgcctaagagcagggagtaaaagtgggccgggcccacatccatgctcgttggcaagagcacggatgtggatgctcttagcatcTAAACTGTTCTTTTCATGCTTAATACTTCGTCGAAATACATGGCTTAGAAATTACAACTCACCTTAGATAACATTGTATCCTACTTTTACTTCATTGTTAATGAAGATGCACAAATATATTGTTTAaattagacaaaaataatatgatGCATTTCataactaattaaaattttatgaaattattaaacataaccttttaatattatgaaatcaTATATTTTTGTTCCTTTTAATAAATTAGATAGATATGTATAAATAATTATCAATCCATTATATGAAAAAATAGTAATTATATTTCTAGGTACTAATTTGATACTAGTGTCCATCAcagttaattaattacttataaaaagttaatttgagtgaaattttcaaatattaaaacTACGTTGTTAATTTTGTACGTAGGAGTATTTAACAAAAGAGTTAAAATTGATATACTATTATCAATTCAAAAGTTGGGTCAGACAATgagaatttttcattttcattttcattttcatcgtCTTCTTCCCTCCGCTCCTCACCTGTGTAgctccattttctctctctgcaactcaatttttttaattcttcttCTAAAATATTCAAACAACTCATCTGTCTATAAATTTCTGGGTCTCACACACATATGACCACCAAGAATTGTGACTGCTCTCTTTCCCGCTCCGGTACACCGTGGGGTGGTCGGCGTCGACTTCAGAGACCAGCGCGACGACACATAGTTCTTTTTTCATAAATAATCAAAACCAATTTGCTCCCTAGTCCAAAGCTGAAACCCCAAATCTAGCATGAACCAAGAGCGGTTTGGTTTTGATAAAAGGAGCCAGCCATGTGTCGCTCGTTTGAGACTCAAAACGCAAAACTCACATCGGCAATACATTATCCTTTTACCAACATccaaaagaaataaacaaaccCATATTGGTAATTTGGTACACTGCAACTATAAAGTGAACTTCAGATGTTGCAACTAATGAGAATGTTACAGCAAAACTACACAGCTACTTCATATGCAAGTTTTCAAGATCAGTGTTCCACAAAATTTGGACATGGAGGGGAAGTGCTCTTTCATTACATTACACCATCCTATACAGCTTGGACAGCTCAGCTTACTCCAGCATCGGTGAAAATCAGGGTAAACCTTAAAAACAGTTAACAAGCAGATACTATGATGGCATACGACTTCTACTGGCCTAGGCCTTGTGTAGAAGTGTGACATAAGGCCATCCCTCATCGACAAAATCATGGAGTGCAGAGTTACACAATGACTAGGTATGTACGAAGAGACAAATTTTGCAGCCTACGTCAAACATTACAGCAATGAGGATGCCCTTTCATCAGATTGTCCCATAAACATACCATTTGTCTAGGGGATTGGTAATGTGCGGTGTGGTAGTTCTCCATGCATCCGTACTGGCAGTATTTCCAGTTATGAGAATATTGAACATGCTTCGTACTGTTGAACTGCTCGACCCACATTCCCATGCTCACATCCTCCATTTTAAATAGCTGCATAATGGGGTAAATAGTCAAATTTCAATGTTCCTCGGGAAGAAGTGATCAAATTGCAAGATGTTACTAACCCGTAGGCTATGGTTTTCACTTTGAGAGACGATGTAATTGGCGATGTCGCTTGATATTATGTATCCAGGTCCATTGGCATAAGGTGGATAGATTTCTTCGGGCCACTCCTGTGGTAAGAGAGGAGGACAATCTTATAGTAAAAACGATTGTGGATATGTCAATACTTATTGTGGCACAAACATGAACCGTGTTTGTTCTTACACAAGGGAATGTACGAACCTCATAAGACACTGCCCACTTCCCTGTCCTAAGAGGCCTGTGCAATAGGTTCAAATTTCCCAGATACAACGGCCTTGTAGGTGACAAGCCTTCGATGTCCTTTAAGATTCTCTCGACCCTAATAAAAGTATCATCATCACATTTCATAATATATGCTGCCATTGCATTTCGAACCTAGAATGAAACATAGGTGCCAGTTAGAAGACGTTAAAATCTTACTACAAGAGACCAAATGAAGAAGAGATAGTATCATACCCCATATTCACAAATGGCAACAGTTTTAAGAACTACTAGCTCATAACGGTCCATGAATGGCAAAATCTCTACATCACCAAAGTAAGCAGCCTCCTTCTTCAGAACTGCATTCACCTCACTCCTTGTGTTCTACAGAAACATTCTCTTCAAGTGGGTCAAACTGTAGCTAGTAATTACAGATTAAATTGCAGAAACACGCTTACTGACAAATGACATCCCACCAAGTTTCATACCATAAAGAAAGCAATGTACAAAATGGTATACCATTCACCAAACCGAAATATATTTGCCAGTGCCATCTTTTCACCATCTTTGCATCTCAATTAGAAAGGAGTACAATAGGACTGCTATCAATATTTCATTGTAATATAAACACTCACTCCACAAGTTTGGCCAAACATAATAACTAACATCCAGCAATAGTGTGCTCTCATATTTCATGTGTTGCACATGTGCAAtccatttcaaataaaatgtcTTTTGTATCTATGTTACACATTAAAAAACCTATGAATCACCAGACACAGTACAAATACGCATCTCAATGGAAAAAAGTAAACTCAGATACAAGAAACAAAAGCCAAGAGATTATCAGATTATTTTCCAGGATGATTAATGCTCAAATGTATGCCAGAAACACTGAAACCATCTCTAAGACCATATTTTACTTATGTTGTCATTTTACTTACATACAGCAGAGAATGCCTAAAAATTGTGGTAAGAAGCACTGAAGCAGGAACTGTAATGTGACAGGTTTCAGACGAAGAAAGGAGAAAACAAGCAGATATACATAAACAAAACACGCATGTACGTATATACAtatacattttataaattttgaagtTTTAGAATGACTATTaatgaaaaaaagtagagatacaGTTGAGTAACTTGAGTTTACAGTTCAATGAGGGTTCCTGAAAAttatcctattttattttcagtaaattGATGACCAAACAAAATTTACACAGAATTGGAcgcaattaaaagaaaaatctGACATACCAGTGCAACAAAGAATCGAACAGCTACTTTAGAGGTCTTGATTGACATAGATTGCATCCATGTCATTCTTACTGCCATACGCTCAGCAAAATGATTGGTGGCTGAAAGAACCCCAATAAAGAGTTGAACACCACCTTGGGGTGTGTGATGGGATTTCCATTTCTCAGAGAAATCTAATACTCTATGGGGTGAGAAACTTGGATGAGAGGTTGGCAGAGAGGTAGCATATACTGAATGAACATCCACATTACCCTTGATTGCTAACCCTGTTGCATCTTCCAGTGTAAAACCCTGGACAAGAAGTGACAATAGGATCAAGAAACTAGAATATCTTTAAGGATTTTCAGGAACTAAGGAATCTACAAGTAGATAGCTAAGTATAGCTCTCGTATCTGATAAAAGTTCGCTCAATGACagcaattttaaataataagaATCATGTATAATTTCCATAACAGAGCATCTACCTtaagataaaatgaaaagttCAAAAAATTAGAGTACATATTAGATCCTTTTAATAAAGATTACCCAACTCTCCTATATAGAAAGCCATCACATTAACAGTGGTCCGACTCAAAATTGATAACAGAAAATCAATAAATGTAGATGGTATGCAGTGAAAACTGCTAGGACTTACCATTCGGTATGGGAATGATGTCACATGACGCCCCCCTGCATTTATATGATATCCATCAATTCCAGCACGGATGGTAAGAACAAACATCCGTCCTTCTCTAAAGGGAAATGGCCAGGTTACTTCTGGTTTTTTAGCACGCCCTATAAAGCGCTCAAACCACGAAAATATCTTGGACTCTTTTGTGTCAGTTATATCGTTGCGCATCCATTTTTCACACCGCAAGTATCCGTCAACTACAAGGATCACATGTTAGACTTTTTATAAGATCAAAGTTCAAAGAGAAAAAAGAGATATCACAAAATCAGTAGATGAGCATCATAAGTTTGTAGCACCAAACAATCCAGAACGGTATAACAAATAGAGCCATAGAGGCATCCTTTTTATGGGAGCCCGTGTACTTCACATCATGAAGGTTACCTTAGTTCAGTTAATGAAATACACGAATTAGTATGCACCACTTTGACCCTTTCCATTTAATAAGGGCAGGTCAATAGCCTCACATTCCGGGGATTATTgaccataaaaaaataaaagataaaggTGGATTTTGGGAGTTCATGCTTTGGCGACCCTATAACTAAAGAAACAATGATAATCTGGAGATCCCAACTGGAAAGTTAATGTGAAGCCCTTCATGCTTCGGCTGCGCAAGAAATATGCTTCAGTCACCATATGATATGATGTCAGGAATCAGGACATTTCATATCCTTCTATAAATTGACATATACAAAAAATGGTATCCTGAAAATGGATGCAATGTTAGCAGATTAAGAACAATAACTGAAGCATACCCTGCATATCATCGTCACCCTTGGAAGGCAAACCATCACACCTCTGAGCTGTTCCCCACTGCATCCTATAACACGTGTTGTGCTCAATTACTTGATGATGACTCCAGTCACCTCTTAATCTAGGATTCAAATGCAAAATCTTTGGTGGATCTTCCCCATGCACAGCCTTTAATCCTTGCAGCTCAACCATGAACTGTGATACTAAAACTAATCCATCGCCAACCCTCCTTTTAGCAAGCTGTGGTACATACTCCTGGTGAGCTTGGTGTGGAGTTCCAATGACTGTGATAGAAGAGCCTGCAGCAAGACCACACGGAAGGAACATAAGAAAATCCCTCTTGGCCAATTCTTCTCCCTCCATTGAAACCCAAGAAGGGCATGACTCAGGCTTCCCTTCTAGTATAGTACTCATGTCAATCTCTTTATCGTCATACTTGCTTGCCTCTTCCCACGCCTTCAATCCTAATGCCCAAGCTTCGTCCGCCATTCTTTCCATCACAGATAAGTTTTTAGTCCTATTCATTCGCCTCAATATATCAGCAGTTATTCGACCATAGCGCTGCTGTGAGCCCTTGGTTACCGATTTTTGATCTCTTTGCATTTGTATAGTGCTTTGTTCTGGCTTTAGGGGATTATCCTGATTTTCATTATCATGTAATATTCTGTGGAACCCATCAGAACTAACACGTGATTTACTGATCTCAGCATTCTTTTCATCCATCATTGAAAATCCATCGAAAACACTGGCACTTTCATCCCCACTTAAAACAGCTGCACTCTCCAAAAAATCAGGAAACTTGAAGAAAATAAGGATCAAGTACAACCCAGCTGCAGCCAACAGAATGTACGATAATTTGATCCTTCTAGCACTCGAATAGTCACCTTTCGACCTCTTCATCCTTGAAAGCTGAATACATGGACAGAACTCCACATCAAGAGCCAAAAGTCACTCCCACAAACACAACAGAGATCCTACGAACAAATGCACGCGTCCATCACAAAATCCACTTCCAATATGAACCAAACTGCCAGTCTACAAGTCGATTAACAGGCAGTATCTCCAGCTGCAATACACTGTCTTTACCTTCACAACCTAAAATGCACGAAAATCAGCAGATAACACTACTCATCCCAAAATCACTGGAATCCGATGCATAAACTTCATTTCGATTAAGAACGCATCAATGAGCAGACGAAAACCCTACTCTACCAATTTAACTGATCTTAGCGTCATTTTTCAGCATATTGAGTAAATACCGATCAAATTACCAAACAGAGGGAAAAATTGTCAAATCAAACGTACCACCAACGGCGAGGATTGGCGGAAGCGGCGAGGCTAATTCTCAAAACGACGCAGCAGATCGAATTGATGGTGATTTGCAATGACAAACCCTAACTATTTTCGTGCAGTGACAACAATAAAGTAgagcattaaaaaaatactatagtaTAATTCTTCTTTACTCCATTGGTAGAA
This window contains:
- the LOC121759116 gene encoding hydroxyproline O-galactosyltransferase GALT2-like; its protein translation is MKRSKGDYSSARRIKLSYILLAAAGLYLILIFFKFPDFLESAAVLSGDESASVFDGFSMMDEKNAEISKSRVSSDGFHRILHDNENQDNPLKPEQSTIQMQRDQKSVTKGSQQRYGRITADILRRMNRTKNLSVMERMADEAWALGLKAWEEASKYDDKEIDMSTILEGKPESCPSWVSMEGEELAKRDFLMFLPCGLAAGSSITVIGTPHQAHQEYVPQLAKRRVGDGLVLVSQFMVELQGLKAVHGEDPPKILHLNPRLRGDWSHHQVIEHNTCYRMQWGTAQRCDGLPSKGDDDMQVDGYLRCEKWMRNDITDTKESKIFSWFERFIGRAKKPEVTWPFPFREGRMFVLTIRAGIDGYHINAGGRHVTSFPYRMGFTLEDATGLAIKGNVDVHSVYATSLPTSHPSFSPHRVLDFSEKWKSHHTPQGGVQLFIGVLSATNHFAERMAVRMTWMQSMSIKTSKVAVRFFVALNTRSEVNAVLKKEAAYFGDVEILPFMDRYELVVLKTVAICEYGVRNAMAAYIMKCDDDTFIRVERILKDIEGLSPTRPLYLGNLNLLHRPLRTGKWAVSYEEWPEEIYPPYANGPGYIISSDIANYIVSQSENHSLRLFKMEDVSMGMWVEQFNSTKHVQYSHNWKYCQYGCMENYHTAHYQSPRQMVCLWDNLMKGHPHCCNV